A region of the Silene latifolia isolate original U9 population chromosome 9, ASM4854445v1, whole genome shotgun sequence genome:
CTTGAATGTCTTGTTGAAGGTTTCTAGGCTTATTGCCTAGCCTGGAGGTCTATGGTGAGATGGTTGCCCTTGATGCATTTGGTGGCCATTCTTGCAATGTATAGGAGACTTTGGCGATTCTTTCTGTAGTTTAATGCGTGTTTTAATGGGATTGGCAACACTCTCAAAATGGTGTTTAGTTCATCTGTAAGGGGCGAGGTATCAACTCTTCGGTTTTATCCTGATGGCCTTCTGTTTGTGGCACCCGTTTACGCAGAGTACGCGACGTGGATATGAAGCGCGATTATGCCTTTGTTGTATGTTTTTCTTCTCTGTGTCCCTTTTCTATTTCAATAGAATGTCATTGTTAGCAGTTCTAATATCTATTGAATGGCTTCCTTAATGAGATATGAGCCTCTGTTATGTGTTCTCTTCTGACCATACCAAAACAGGATTTCAGTGATCCTCGTGACGCCGAAGATGCGAGATATAGCTTAAATGGCAGAGATGTTGATGGTAGCCGAATCATTGTGGAGTTTTCAAGAGGGGTATGTCTTAATGCACAATTTCATTATTGGATGTTTGAGAGCGTTCTATCTGCTAATTTTTGTAAATCAATTTACAGATTTTCCTTTAGTGAACTAGTGTTGCTCTCGGTTCATCAGTTTTTGTGCGCCCTTTATGATCGTCATATCCTGATATTCCtcttatttatttttatgatCGTATCCTAGGAGTTTCCTTTGATTGGTTCATTTGTGACTTAGTGGTGTCGACTGTATGTTTCAAAAACATTTTTCTAATGATAGTATTGTTGGTAGTGTAGAATTCTCTTTATGGTTATTGTGCTAGGAATCGGTTTTTTCGCCAACCATCATACTTTTGTGAATCTGTAATCCAGATATTTATCCCTAACAAAAATTCCTTCTTTTCTTTCGTATAGACACCCCGCGGTCCAGGTAGTTCACGTGACCGTGACTTTGGTGGTAGAGGGCCGCCGCCAGGATCAGGCAGATGCTTTAACTGTGGAATTGATGGTCACTGGGCTCGAGATTGCAAAGCAGGTGACTGGAAGAACAAGTGTTACAGATGTGGAGAACGGGGCCATGTAGAAAGGAACTGCCAGAACAGTCCCAAGAAACTGAGGTTTAAATTGTTTGTCCTTTTGTTTTACATAAGCTATGTACTCTTTATTTTCGTCACGTCATCTGTTATTTCAAACTGTTTAAGCTGTCTTATAAAGCACCTACTGGCTGGTATGCAGAATGAAAATTGATTTAACCTCTTTAtgttttgtttagttaatttgttTCCTTCAGATTCGGAGCGAGCATACCACATGATATGTATTTTTTTCCTAATGTTTTGATGACTGCAATGATTAATTATTTAATATAGTATCCTTTTTTCTGGTTTGCTGATCATGATCTTATTTTCCTTAGAAGAGGCCGAAGTGTATCACGTTCTCCATCCCCACGTCGACGCTTGGCATCTCCTCGCCGTGGAAGAAGCCGTAGCCGCAGCTTTAGCAGAAGCAGAAGCTACAGGTTTTCTAATTTTCTTGTCACTGCtgttctattattattattcttggcTATCCTATTTTTTCACTTCATAGTTAGAACGGTAGTGATTCATGTATCTTTTTGCAGTCAATCCCGATCACCACCAAAGAAAGAAAGGGTCCTTGAGCGTGCTAACAGATCAAGGAGTCCTCGACCAAGTAGGAGTCCAAAGCGACAAAGGAGTTCCCCTATGTCATCAAGCAGGAGCCCGAAGCGACACAGGGGCTCCCCTGTGTCATCACGGGGCAGGAAACGCAGCCCTTCACCTGAGGAGAGGGACCCTCGAGGTAGGGATAGCCTATCTCCAAGGGATGACAAGCATGCTAATGGGTCTGACTATGGCGAGAGCCCAAGGGCTAAGAGCAGGAGCCCAATTGAGGAAGCTGAGAAGGAGAGTCCGAGGAATGGAGGCTCTCAAAGCCCATATGAGGAAAATGGACGAGATCGCAGTCCTAGCCCAGTTGCTAGGAATGGAAGGGTGATTGATGACGATGATGACTATCAGGGATCACCTAGAGGCAGCGAGTAATCTTAAATGTTCTTAATCTTGACAACTTTGATCCTTTGTATTCGCAACGTCACAATTTCAAGTTGGTTtgaataacttttttttttgttcctaAATGTCGGAAGTTTCTTTTATCTTTTGAGTATTACATTTCCAGTTTCAGGGATGATGTATGAAATATGAAGTTTTTCAAGCTTTCCTGGAATTGTTATTAAACTTGCTTGCATCAAATTAATCATTTCTTGATCATTAAATTAGCGTTACtgtgcaagtgtggcactagaTTGTTGACAGTAAacttaatacttcctccattcaactccaactCCATTCTACCATAGTACATTTAGTTCaagttttaagacaaaaataaacaactaaTAAAAGTACATTTGGAAGTGAGTTGAGTGCTTTAATTAACCAGAATTTGTGTGCCAATTATCAAAGTGATCATACACTAAACTTCCCACTAAACTTCCCACCAAATAATTCAAGACTTCAAAAAGCCCACCAAAATTTTGGCACTtaattcccccccccccctcacCCCCACCCAAAAAAGTTGCTGAAAGTACACAAATCTGCTGTACACACATATAAAGCCAGACCAAATACTTCTCCTTCCTTAAATTACAAAGTCATTCACtaacaaagaaacaaaaaaaaactttacAACTCCATAAttaacaagaataataaaaaaaaaaaagtttctgaAGTTTACATAAATTTACAAGGCTTTTCTTCTTCAAATTACACAACTGTCTTCAATAAACTTCAACTTCACAGCAATGAGGTTTAAGTGTATGACAGAGGAACAACGGAATGAAGTTGCAATCTACTTGCTTCAAAAAACTAATGATGGGAAGCTTGGATTTGGTGCTATTAGAGAGGCAGCAGAAAGGTTCGGGTTGAGTGATAGAAGCATCTCAAACATATGGAAACTTGCAAAAAAACCAAGGTTAGTAGGAGAAAAACTTGATGTCAAGAGTGGAAGAATAGGCAATAAAAACAGGAAAAGAATACTACCGGACATTGAGCATATCAAATCACTTGACAGTTCTAAAAGAAACACCATGGAGAGGGTTTCTAAAAACTGTGGAGTTTCAGTTGGAACAGTCCATTCATGGGTGAATGAAGGTTTACTTAAGCCTTATTCAAGTCCATTACATCCCAAACTCAGTGACTTTCACAAAGAACAAAGGCTACTGCATTCATTGAGGTCATTGGTGGTTAAACAACAAGTACAAGAATTTCTGGATCTAAATTCAATCCCAGTGACTGAAATAATATTCGATGAGATGAGCAATACTATCCACATGGATGAGAAATGGTTCTTCATAACAGAAGACAATGAAAAGGTGTATATAGTGGGAGGGGAGGAGCTGCCATATAGGAGCTGCCAGTCAAAGAGGTTCATCACAAAGGTTATGTTCATGTGTGCAGTTACTAGGCCAATATTTGGAGCAGATGGGGAGTTAATATTTGATGGGAAAATAAGCATGTTTCCATTTAAACATGAAGTACCAGCAGCAAGGTCTAGCAGAAATAGGCCAAGGGGGACAATGGAAACTAAGCCTATTGAATCTATCACAAAGCAGGTTGTCAAAGATTGTCTTATTCATCAAGTTATACCAGCAATTAAGAGTGTGTGGCCAGACTGTTTAAGCAAGCATATTTACATTCAACAAGACAATGCAAGGCCACATATCAAGAATAACGACCCTGATTTTATGGCTGCTGCAAACTCAGATGGTTTTAATATTGAATTAGTTTTCCAACCCCCAAACTCACCAGATTTAAACTGTAATGACCTTGGTTATTTCAAGGCATTACAGTCATTGCAATCATCAAGAGCATCCAAAACAGTTGATGAACTAGTCAATGAAGTGATGCAAGCATTCATAGATTACAGTCCTACCAAActcaacaacatattcttatcATTACAAGCAGTCATGATTGATATTATGATGTGCAAGGGCCATAATAATTTTTCAATTCCACACATGGGAAAGGGTCATCTAGCTGCAATTGGTATGTTACCAAGGAATTTAATCGTCAATGAAGAGTTGGTTAGAGAGTgcattgaatatatgcaaggactaGGCAAGACACAAGGACTAGAACACCTAATGGATGCACTAGGAAGGTTAAGTTATTATGACAAATGGAATGTAAGGTATTGTCAATTAAAGTGATGTAATATTCAGTTTAATGATCATTTGAAACATCAGTTTCAAATGAACATTAAACTTCAGTTTACTTTTGGATGTATTGATCAGTTTAATGTTCATTTgaaacttcaatttcaaatgaaCATTAAACTTCAGTTTCAATTGAAATCAAATGTGAAATGCAATGTTCAATTATAAGTTCAGTTTTAAATTTAGTTTATGCTGACAAAAATGGTTCATGTTCAATTGAAAAAGCATAGAATAGACAGACACCAACTCAACCATATGCAGACATTGAAGACATATACTGGCATACACAAACGTTCAATTCAGTTTAAGTTTAGAGTTATGTTGAGAATGAAAGTTCAGTGCATACAGAATTCAACCATATGTAATCAGACAGTTGAATATTAAGATTGAAGTTTAGTTAAATGAATAGACAGACATCAACTCTCAGGCTTAGTGTGCCCTCATCATTGAGTTGTGTCAAGTAGTCAAGCCtcctacacacacacacacacaatgaaGGTATACCATGCTCAACAAATAATAACAGTAATGAGTAAggcaacaataaataaagctcTCAAACCAGTAAGAAACAGTCATCAAAGAGCTCTCATACTGCAATTGAAATTGTTGAGCACACACACCCATTCAAAGGTAGACCATATGGTGGCTTAACTACTGTAATATAATGGGCAATAACCTATacttatacttcctccattcaactccaacaTAATACCATACCTACTGCTCTCATACCATTAAGGTAAATTCATCATTGAGCAACCCTAAAATGAACAACATCAACTCTCAGGCATTGTTGGCCGCATCATTGAGTTGTGTAAAGTATTAAAGCCtcctacacacacacacacacacacacacacacacacacacacacacacacacacacacacacacacacacacacacacacacaatgaaGGTAGTCCATGCTCATCGAATAATAACAGTAATGAGTAAGGCAACAACCAATAAAACTCTCAAACTATTAAGGAACAGTCATCATTGAGCCCTCATACTGCAAATGAAATTGTTGAGCACACACACCCATTCATTTATATAGCATGTGGTGGCTTAAAAACTTAAATTTAGTGGCCACTTACCATTCAACTCCATAAATAATCTAAAAGCTCTCAAACCATTAAGGTTTTTTCATCACTGAGCAACACCAATCAGCAACAAAAAATAACAATCCACTCACCCCAAACAAGAAGACCCTCTCAGTCCAGTAAGGACCATTCATTGAGGTTCATGGAAAATCACTACTACAAAGTAGATTAAATTGTTGTAAGCAATCAGACATGCACAAACATTAATTCTAAAAATGATAGTAAACAATGACAGTAACTGTAAACAATGACAGTAAGCAATGACATGACAAGAATAATGACAAAGAATCGAAGTGTAAGCAATGACAAGAATTTAACTCTTTATCGTAAGCAATGATGTAAGCAATGATAAGAATAATGATAAGAATAATGATAAGAATAATGACAGTCACTCTGTAAGTAACAATGACAGTAGAAATGACTGTAAGCAATGACAGTAACAATAACTGACTGTAAGCAATGACACTAACAATGACAGTAACAATGACAGTCACTCTGTAAGCAATGACAGTCACTATGAGTCTATGACAGTTGAACTGTAAGCAATGACAGTAACAATGACAGTAGCAATGACAATAACAATGACAGTAACTAACACAACGAAGATATAAAAGCAACAAAATAAACCGTACACAATAACAATATTAAAACAGAATGCAAACATTGTGAACTGAAAGACAGCCATAATCCTAGAACATATTCCTAACAGCAGTTAAATCCCAGCAGTCATATACAATGAAATGTTCAAAAATCAATGAAATTAACAGTAAAAGGTTCAGATTTAGGAAATATACCTCCTACTTGGAAAATTTAAGAACCCTAGCATTAAATCTCTTCTGATAAGCTTCGAATTTCTTCATGCTTGGTGATGGCGACTTATCCTCCACATATTCAactccttttttctctttatcGGGACATTTTTTCCGCTTATCTTCCATTCTCTTCAAATAAGCGTTCATATACTTTGTGCATGGTGTTTCTGGATCACCAGATCCACAACCCACTTCAACCATAGGAGGAATACCAGGCTTCTCAGGGGACTCACGAACACAAACAAATCCATCATCGAACTGGGTTTCCTCAACCCGAGTCCCTAAATCATAAGGATCTAGAGAATCAGGAACAATCTCGTTAGGAGGAGGTGACTCAGGCCCAGATTCATCCttttcatcatcttcttcttcattttctgatGATTCATGCCGATACCATTCAAGAACACATTGAAGACATTCCTGACCACAGTTGGAATGAGGAGGTGCCATAAAGATCTAAGAAAAACACACAACGGAAGAAGTAGAATAAGGAGGATATTTGAAATAGGATGAAGAAAGTATAAATATAAATGGAAAACACAAGAGATCTAGGATTTCTGAAGATGAAAGAGAAGTTGATGAAGGTGGAATTAGAGAGAGGGAAAGAGAGGATGACTTTAGGGTTTCTGAAGATTCTAGAGAAGTTGAGAGAGTTATGGGAGAGGAGTAGTTGGGCTGATGTGGGATTGAATGAGGGGatccgttt
Encoded here:
- the LOC141600019 gene encoding uncharacterized protein LOC141600019 isoform X4, which produces MSRYGGGGRDRDRYSSGTRLYVGHLSSRTRTHDLEDLFSRYGRVRDVDMKRDYAFVDFSDPRDAEDARYSLNGRDVDGSRIIVEFSRGTPRGPGSSRDRDFGGRGPPPGSGRCFNCGIDGHWARDCKAGDWKNKCYRCGERGHVERNCQNSPKKLRRGRSVSRSPSPRRRLASPRRGRSRSRSFSRSRSYSQSRSPPKKERVLERANRSRSPRPSRSPKRQRSSPMSSSRSPKRHRGSPVSSRGRKRSPSPEERDPRGRDSLSPRDDKHANGSDYGESPRAKSRSPIEEAEKESPRNGGSQSPYEENGRDRSPSPVARNGRVIDDDDDYQGSPRGSE
- the LOC141600019 gene encoding uncharacterized protein LOC141600019 isoform X1, with protein sequence MSRYGGGGRDRDRYSSGTRLYVGHLSSRTRTHDLEDLFSRYGRVRDVDMKRDYAFVDFSDPRDAEDARYSLNGRDVDGSRIIVEFSRGTPRGPGSSRDRDFGGRGPPPGSGRCFNCGIDGHWARDCKAGDWKNKCYRCGERGHVERNCQNSPKKLRGRSVSRSPSPRRRLASPRRGRSRSRSFSRSRSYSQSRSPPKKERVLERANRSRSPRPSRSPKRQRSSPMSSSRSPKRHRGSPVSSRGRKRSPSPEERDPRGRDSLSPRDDKHANGSDYGESPRAKSRSPIEEAEKESPRNGGSQSPYEENGRDRSPSPVARNGRVIDDDDDYQGSPRGSE
- the LOC141600019 gene encoding uncharacterized protein LOC141600019 isoform X2 is translated as MKRDYAFVDFSDPRDAEDARYSLNGRDVDGSRIIVEFSRGTPRGPGSSRDRDFGGRGPPPGSGRCFNCGIDGHWARDCKAGDWKNKCYRCGERGHVERNCQNSPKKLRRGRSVSRSPSPRRRLASPRRGRSRSRSFSRSRSYSQSRSPPKKERVLERANRSRSPRPSRSPKRQRSSPMSSSRSPKRHRGSPVSSRGRKRSPSPEERDPRGRDSLSPRDDKHANGSDYGESPRAKSRSPIEEAEKESPRNGGSQSPYEENGRDRSPSPVARNGRVIDDDDDYQGSPRGSE
- the LOC141600019 gene encoding uncharacterized protein LOC141600019 isoform X3, with the protein product MKRDYAFVDFSDPRDAEDARYSLNGRDVDGSRIIVEFSRGTPRGPGSSRDRDFGGRGPPPGSGRCFNCGIDGHWARDCKAGDWKNKCYRCGERGHVERNCQNSPKKLRGRSVSRSPSPRRRLASPRRGRSRSRSFSRSRSYSQSRSPPKKERVLERANRSRSPRPSRSPKRQRSSPMSSSRSPKRHRGSPVSSRGRKRSPSPEERDPRGRDSLSPRDDKHANGSDYGESPRAKSRSPIEEAEKESPRNGGSQSPYEENGRDRSPSPVARNGRVIDDDDDYQGSPRGSE
- the LOC141601497 gene encoding uncharacterized protein LOC141601497 produces the protein MRFKCMTEEQRNEVAIYLLQKTNDGKLGFGAIREAAERFGLSDRSISNIWKLAKKPRLVGEKLDVKSGRIGNKNRKRILPDIEHIKSLDSSKRNTMERVSKNCGVSVGTVHSWVNEGLLKPYSSPLHPKLSDFHKEQRLLHSLRSLVVKQQVQEFLDLNSIPVTEIIFDEMSNTIHMDEKWFFITEDNEKVYIVGGEELPYRSCQSKRFITKVMFMCAVTRPIFGADGELIFDGKISMFPFKHEVPAARSSRNRPRGTMETKPIESITKQVVKDCLIHQVIPAIKSVWPDCLSKHIYIQQDNARPHIKNNDPDFMAAANSDGFNIELVFQPPNSPDLNCNDLGYFKALQSLQSSRASKTVDELVNEVMQAFIDYSPTKLNNIFLSLQAVMIDIMMCKGHNNFSIPHMGKGHLAAIGMLPRNLIVNEELVRECIEYMQGLGKTQGLEHLMDALGRLSYYDKWNVRYCQLK